A part of Streptomyces sp. NBC_00557 genomic DNA contains:
- a CDS encoding ABC transporter ATP-binding protein has protein sequence MNSSSIRATSAAGRELSRAVLRQGGVRCAALCAVSTAATAAGLLLPALLGHTLDLLLARAPAARWVGCCAGVVLLLTVLDGCAGVLTGTADAHATAWLRRDLTGHVLALGPRALARFGAGDLVARLVGNAAQAGTAPGALAASLAALAGPVGGVVALGLIDPWLAAVFLAGAPVLALLLRAFARDTSACVADYQRAQGRIAGALAEAVEGFRTIRAAGAERRETARVLAPLPELSRAGHRMWRVQGRAAAQAVVVAPLLNLGVLAVAGLLLARHRLSVGEVLAASRYAVLATGVGTLVGQLAALARARAATGRLAEVRAVPAPAHGTRRLPPGNGRLELRAVTARRGGRTVLDGVDLVVPGGTSLAVVGRSGAGKSLLAALAGRLADPDAGEVLLDGVPLRDLRHAELRDAVAYAFERPALLGGTVEDTIAFGRTPAGPAAVRSAARRARADDFVRRLPDGYRTRVADAPRSGGETQRLGLARAFAHSGRLLVLDDALSSLDTVTEHHITRTLLSPDPGRTRLLIAHRASTAAHADRVAWLDAGRVRALGSHRELWQDAGYRAVFGEAGGG, from the coding sequence ATGAACTCCTCCTCCATAAGGGCCACTTCCGCAGCCGGCCGTGAACTGTCGCGGGCGGTGCTGCGGCAGGGCGGCGTCCGCTGTGCCGCGCTGTGCGCCGTGAGCACGGCGGCCACCGCCGCCGGTCTGCTGCTGCCCGCCCTGCTCGGACACACCCTGGACCTACTGCTGGCGCGCGCCCCGGCCGCGCGCTGGGTCGGCTGCTGTGCCGGCGTCGTCCTGCTGCTCACCGTGCTGGACGGCTGCGCCGGGGTGCTCACCGGCACCGCCGACGCGCACGCCACCGCATGGCTGCGCCGCGATCTCACCGGGCACGTCCTGGCGCTGGGCCCGCGCGCCCTGGCCCGGTTCGGGGCCGGTGATCTGGTGGCACGGCTGGTCGGCAACGCCGCGCAGGCCGGGACGGCGCCGGGTGCGCTGGCCGCGTCGCTCGCCGCGCTCGCCGGGCCCGTCGGGGGCGTGGTGGCGCTCGGTCTCATCGACCCGTGGCTGGCGGCCGTGTTCCTCGCCGGGGCGCCGGTCCTGGCCCTGCTGCTGCGTGCGTTCGCCCGGGACACGTCGGCGTGCGTGGCCGACTACCAGCGGGCGCAGGGCCGGATCGCCGGGGCGCTGGCGGAGGCGGTCGAAGGCTTCCGTACGATCCGGGCCGCGGGCGCCGAACGGCGCGAGACCGCCCGCGTGCTGGCGCCACTGCCCGAACTGTCGCGCGCCGGGCACCGCATGTGGCGGGTGCAGGGGCGGGCCGCCGCCCAGGCGGTCGTCGTGGCGCCGCTGCTGAACCTGGGCGTGCTGGCGGTGGCCGGACTCCTGCTGGCCCGGCACCGCCTGTCGGTGGGCGAGGTGCTGGCCGCCTCCCGGTACGCGGTGCTCGCCACGGGCGTGGGCACGCTGGTCGGGCAGCTGGCGGCGCTGGCGCGGGCCCGTGCGGCGACCGGCCGGCTCGCCGAGGTGCGCGCCGTGCCCGCGCCCGCACACGGCACCCGCCGCCTGCCGCCGGGCAACGGGCGGCTGGAGCTGCGCGCGGTGACCGCACGCCGGGGCGGGCGAACCGTCCTGGACGGCGTCGACCTGGTCGTCCCGGGCGGCACCAGCCTCGCGGTGGTCGGCCGCTCCGGCGCCGGGAAGTCGCTGCTCGCGGCGCTCGCCGGGCGGCTCGCCGACCCCGACGCGGGAGAGGTCCTCCTCGACGGCGTACCACTGCGCGACCTGCGCCACGCCGAGCTGCGCGACGCCGTCGCCTACGCCTTCGAGCGGCCCGCCCTGCTGGGCGGCACCGTCGAGGACACGATCGCCTTCGGCCGCACGCCCGCCGGCCCGGCCGCCGTCCGCTCCGCCGCGCGGCGTGCCCGGGCCGACGACTTCGTACGGCGCCTCCCCGACGGCTACCGCACCCGCGTCGCCGACGCGCCCCGCTCCGGCGGCGAGACGCAACGCCTCGGCCTGGCCCGCGCGTTCGCCCACAGCGGCCGTCTGCTCGTCCTCGACGACGCCCTGTCCAGCCTCGACACCGTCACCGAACACCACATCACCCGGACCCTGTTGTCCCCGGATCCCGGACGCACCCGGCTCCTGATCGCCCACCGCGCCTCGACGGCGGCCCACGCGGACCGCGTCGCCTGGCTGGACGCGGGCCGCGTCAGGGCGCTCGGCAGCCACCGGGAGCTGTGGCAGGACGCGGGGTACCGGGCGGTGTTCGGCGAGGCGGGCGGCGGCTGA
- a CDS encoding HlyD family efflux transporter periplasmic adaptor subunit has product MQFRQQALAKLQSPEELDLPVRLARPQGWLALGVTVVVMAAASVWAVTGSVASTVSAPAVLTHGQGSYVLQSPVSGQVTAVLARQGERLPANAPVLKVRTQQGDAVVRTVAAGRVTTLAATIGQIIQTGTNVAAVEKVAHASDPLYATVYVPAESAAGIPAHASVDLTVSSVPAQTYGVLRGEVKSVDRTAQSAQSISAFLGDSQLGEQFTRKGRPVAVLVALDRSATTKSGYRWSTTDGPPFRLDSMTLASGSIKLADQHPVDWLLP; this is encoded by the coding sequence GTGCAGTTCCGCCAACAGGCCCTCGCCAAGCTCCAGTCACCGGAAGAGCTGGACCTCCCGGTGCGGCTCGCCCGCCCCCAGGGCTGGCTGGCCCTCGGCGTCACCGTCGTCGTGATGGCGGCGGCCTCCGTGTGGGCGGTGACCGGTTCGGTCGCCTCCACGGTGAGCGCCCCGGCCGTCCTCACCCACGGGCAGGGCAGCTATGTGCTGCAGAGCCCGGTGTCCGGACAGGTGACGGCCGTCCTGGCCCGGCAGGGCGAGCGGCTGCCCGCGAACGCCCCGGTCCTCAAGGTCCGTACCCAGCAGGGCGATGCGGTGGTCCGCACGGTCGCCGCGGGCCGTGTCACCACGCTCGCCGCCACCATCGGGCAGATCATCCAGACCGGCACGAACGTGGCCGCCGTCGAGAAGGTCGCCCACGCCTCCGACCCGCTGTACGCGACCGTGTACGTCCCCGCCGAGAGCGCCGCCGGCATCCCGGCGCACGCCTCCGTCGACCTCACGGTGTCCTCGGTGCCGGCGCAGACGTACGGCGTGCTGCGCGGCGAGGTGAAGTCGGTGGACCGCACCGCGCAGTCCGCCCAGTCGATCTCCGCCTTCCTCGGCGACAGCCAGCTCGGCGAGCAGTTCACCCGCAAGGGCCGCCCGGTGGCCGTCCTGGTCGCCCTCGACAGGTCGGCCACCACGAAGAGCGGTTACCGCTGGTCCACCACGGACGGACCGCCGTTCCGGCTGGACTCCATGACGCTCGCCTCCGGTTCCATCAAGCTGGCCGACCAGCACCCCGTCGATTGGCTGCTCCCGTGA
- a CDS encoding alpha-lytic protease prodomain-containing protein, with protein MSHKRMPKRKAAIAVGGVAALGAAALLLPHANASQDKSEAAGGAAKTLKATQASGLAAQLQKALGDAFAGSYYDGGRQQLVVNVVSGDNNVIQQAKKAGAVVRQVKNSTSDLKAAATTLKTKATIPGTSWAVDPRTDKILVTADSTVTGAKWDRLQSTVQSLGSGMATLKKSAGTFKTFVSGGDAIFAQTQQGGVRCSLGFNVTASDGSPAFLTAGHCGVAAKDWSDSQNGQPVATVDQAKFPGNDFSLVKYNDASTQAPSEVNVGNGQTVQINQAADATVGETVFRMGSTTGLHDGQVTGLDATVNFQSETNPGGVDTVNGLIQTNVCAEPGDSGGSLFTQDGSAVGLTSGGSGDCTSGGETFFQPVTAALQATGATLGNGAGDQSGAGDQSGSADPSASAGDQSGGGDQSGAGDQSGAGDQSGSADPSASAGDQSGSGSDQSGAGAGDDGSSLTSTR; from the coding sequence TTGAGTCACAAGCGAATGCCCAAGCGCAAGGCCGCGATAGCGGTGGGCGGTGTCGCGGCGCTCGGAGCGGCGGCCCTCCTGCTCCCGCACGCCAACGCCTCGCAGGACAAGAGCGAGGCGGCGGGCGGCGCCGCGAAGACCCTGAAGGCCACTCAGGCCTCCGGCCTCGCCGCCCAGTTGCAGAAGGCACTCGGTGACGCCTTCGCCGGGTCGTACTACGACGGCGGCAGGCAGCAGCTCGTCGTCAACGTGGTCAGCGGCGACAACAACGTGATCCAGCAGGCGAAGAAGGCGGGCGCGGTGGTCCGCCAGGTGAAGAACAGCACCAGCGACCTCAAGGCCGCCGCCACGACGCTGAAGACCAAGGCGACCATCCCGGGCACCTCCTGGGCCGTGGACCCGCGCACCGACAAGATCCTCGTCACCGCCGACTCCACCGTCACCGGCGCCAAGTGGGACAGACTGCAGTCCACCGTGCAGAGTCTCGGCTCCGGCATGGCGACCCTGAAGAAGTCCGCCGGGACCTTCAAGACCTTCGTTTCCGGCGGCGACGCCATCTTCGCCCAGACCCAGCAGGGCGGCGTGCGCTGCTCCCTCGGCTTCAACGTCACCGCCTCCGACGGCAGCCCCGCCTTCCTGACGGCCGGTCACTGCGGGGTCGCCGCCAAGGACTGGTCCGACTCCCAGAACGGGCAGCCCGTCGCCACTGTCGACCAGGCCAAGTTCCCCGGCAACGACTTCTCGCTCGTCAAGTACAACGACGCGAGCACCCAGGCGCCCAGCGAGGTCAACGTCGGCAACGGCCAGACCGTGCAGATCAACCAGGCCGCCGACGCCACGGTCGGCGAGACCGTGTTCCGGATGGGCTCCACCACCGGACTGCACGACGGCCAGGTCACCGGCCTCGACGCCACGGTCAACTTCCAGAGCGAGACGAACCCCGGCGGCGTCGACACGGTCAACGGCCTCATCCAGACCAACGTCTGCGCCGAGCCCGGCGACAGCGGCGGCTCGCTGTTCACGCAGGACGGCAGCGCGGTCGGCCTCACCTCCGGCGGCAGCGGCGACTGCACCAGCGGCGGCGAGACCTTCTTCCAGCCGGTCACCGCCGCCCTGCAAGCCACCGGCGCCACCCTCGGCAACGGCGCCGGCGACCAGTCCGGGGCCGGCGACCAGTCCGGCTCCGCGGATCCGTCGGCCTCGGCGGGCGACCAGTCCGGTGGCGGCGACCAGTCGGGCGCGGGGGACCAGTCGGGCGCGGGCGACCAGTCCGGCTCCGCGGATCCGTCGGCGTCGGCGGGCGACCAGTCCGGCAGCGGCAGCGACCAGTCCGGCGCAGGGGCCGGGGACGACGGGTCGTCGCTGACCAGTACGCGCTAG
- a CDS encoding SpoIIE family protein phosphatase: MLSPGWAARPYEEVVGVSDGPEPAPAADTTPGAHPVLSLALVSMMHEVHAHSGAVYLLGPGEQVLRMAVHAGMPRAFAAPWERVGLSAPIPVADAARERRLVWVGGEEEMARCYPRIAVVLPYPFALAALPVATERQVYGAVFVTWPGTHPPDLSDAERDHLRAACERLALRLERAAGEGRTFAGETDVLAEPAWAPAETLGAVEAARMVSRLPYGLVSLDLDGRIGFVNAAAAELLGRPAGELLGTLPWVSVPWLNDPVYEDRYRGALLSQRTTSFVALRPPGEWLSFRMYPSRTGLSVRISRARAVADMAPEAPRADSAPSRLVSISQVLSFAGALTEAVGVQDVVQLVWDEVAPAVGSQALVILGSQGGRLHVLGHRGYRDPHSVERFHGLSLARRTPGTHVLTSGVPAFFESRDQLERLYPDRQTPPDGYAAWAYLPLIASGRPVGTCVLAYGEPHVFPADERAVLTSLGGLIAQALERARLYDAKHRLAQGLQQALLPRSLAPPPGIEAAARYLPAAHGMEIGGDFYDLVPSLPLTAAVIGDVQGHNVTAAALMGQIRTGVRAYTTVGQAPHEVMRSTNRLVFDLGAELFASCLYLRLDPARGTAVMARAGHPPPLLRRPDGRVRVLDLAGGPLLGIDPAAVYPTTEVSLAPGSVLVLYTDGLVETPGTDIEDALVGLGGLLSEAGDQPLELLADEVVRHSAAARERVDDVAVLLLRASQDA, from the coding sequence ATGTTGTCCCCAGGATGGGCGGCGCGGCCGTACGAGGAGGTGGTCGGCGTGTCCGACGGGCCGGAACCGGCACCGGCGGCCGACACGACACCGGGCGCCCACCCCGTGCTGTCGCTCGCGCTGGTGTCGATGATGCACGAGGTGCACGCGCACTCCGGCGCGGTCTACCTGCTCGGGCCCGGTGAGCAGGTCCTGAGGATGGCGGTGCACGCGGGCATGCCGCGGGCGTTCGCGGCGCCGTGGGAGCGGGTCGGGCTGTCCGCGCCGATCCCGGTCGCGGACGCGGCGCGCGAGCGGCGGCTGGTGTGGGTGGGCGGCGAGGAGGAGATGGCCCGCTGCTATCCGCGCATCGCGGTGGTGCTGCCGTACCCGTTCGCGCTCGCCGCACTGCCCGTGGCGACCGAGCGGCAGGTGTACGGCGCGGTGTTCGTGACCTGGCCCGGCACGCATCCGCCGGACCTGTCCGACGCGGAGCGGGACCACCTGCGGGCGGCCTGCGAGCGGCTGGCGCTGCGCCTGGAGCGCGCCGCCGGGGAGGGCCGGACGTTCGCCGGGGAGACCGATGTGCTGGCCGAGCCGGCGTGGGCCCCGGCCGAGACGCTGGGCGCGGTGGAGGCGGCGCGGATGGTGTCCCGGCTGCCGTACGGGCTCGTGTCCCTGGACCTGGACGGCCGGATCGGGTTCGTCAACGCGGCCGCCGCCGAGCTGCTCGGCAGGCCGGCGGGCGAGCTGCTGGGCACCCTGCCGTGGGTTTCGGTGCCGTGGCTGAACGATCCGGTGTACGAGGACCGTTACCGGGGTGCGCTGCTCAGCCAGCGGACGACGTCGTTCGTGGCGCTGCGCCCGCCGGGCGAGTGGCTGTCGTTCCGCATGTATCCGAGCAGGACGGGGCTGAGCGTGCGGATCAGCCGGGCCAGGGCGGTGGCGGACATGGCGCCCGAGGCGCCGCGGGCGGACAGCGCGCCGTCGCGGCTGGTGTCGATCTCCCAGGTGCTGAGTTTCGCGGGCGCGCTGACCGAGGCGGTCGGCGTGCAGGACGTGGTGCAGCTGGTCTGGGACGAGGTGGCGCCGGCGGTCGGCAGCCAGGCGCTGGTGATCCTCGGCTCGCAGGGCGGGCGGCTGCACGTACTGGGGCATCGCGGGTACCGGGACCCGCACTCCGTCGAGCGGTTCCACGGGCTGTCGCTGGCCCGGCGCACCCCGGGCACCCATGTGCTGACCAGCGGGGTGCCGGCGTTCTTCGAGTCCCGGGACCAGCTGGAGCGGCTGTATCCGGACCGGCAGACGCCCCCGGACGGCTACGCCGCCTGGGCGTATCTGCCGCTGATCGCGTCCGGGCGGCCGGTGGGCACCTGTGTGCTGGCCTACGGCGAGCCGCATGTGTTCCCGGCGGACGAGCGGGCCGTGCTGACGTCCCTGGGCGGGCTGATCGCGCAGGCGCTGGAGCGGGCCCGGCTGTACGACGCCAAGCACCGGCTCGCGCAGGGGCTGCAGCAGGCCCTGCTGCCGCGCTCGCTGGCGCCGCCGCCCGGCATCGAGGCGGCCGCCCGCTATCTGCCGGCCGCCCACGGCATGGAGATCGGCGGCGACTTCTACGACCTGGTGCCCTCGCTGCCGCTGACGGCGGCGGTGATCGGGGACGTGCAGGGGCACAACGTGACCGCGGCGGCCCTGATGGGGCAGATCCGCACCGGGGTGCGGGCGTACACCACGGTGGGCCAGGCGCCGCACGAGGTGATGCGCAGCACGAACCGGCTGGTGTTCGACCTCGGCGCCGAGCTGTTCGCCAGCTGTCTGTATCTGCGGCTGGACCCGGCGCGCGGGACGGCCGTGATGGCGCGGGCGGGACATCCGCCGCCGCTGCTGAGGCGGCCGGACGGGCGAGTGCGGGTGCTGGACCTGGCCGGCGGCCCGCTGCTGGGGATCGACCCGGCCGCGGTGTACCCGACGACCGAGGTGTCGCTCGCTCCCGGCTCGGTGCTCGTCCTGTACACCGACGGTCTGGTCGAGACGCCCGGAACCGACATCGAGGACGCGCTGGTGGGGCTCGGCGGCCTGCTGTCGGAGGCCGGCGACCAGCCGCTGGAGCTGCTGGCGGACGAGGTGGTCCGGCACAGCGCGGCGGCCCGGGAGCGGGTGGACGACGTGGCGGTGCTGCTGCTGCGGGCGTCCCAGGACGCCTGA
- a CDS encoding PaaI family thioesterase: protein MTMSPAEADKILAANFAPWVLDLGLTVEAVGEDRAVLRLPWSERLAREGGGLSGQALMAAADTATVIAVSAARGGFVPMTTVQQSTSFQRAVSGADVRIEAVLTKLGRRMAFADIALSDAGSGALAARASTVYAILG from the coding sequence ATGACGATGAGTCCGGCCGAAGCCGACAAGATCCTCGCCGCGAACTTCGCTCCCTGGGTGCTCGATCTCGGACTGACGGTCGAGGCGGTGGGCGAGGACCGGGCCGTGCTGCGTCTGCCCTGGTCGGAGCGTCTGGCCCGGGAGGGCGGCGGTCTGTCGGGGCAGGCGCTGATGGCGGCGGCCGACACGGCGACTGTGATCGCGGTGTCGGCCGCGCGGGGCGGATTCGTGCCGATGACGACCGTTCAGCAGTCGACGTCGTTCCAGCGGGCGGTGTCCGGCGCGGATGTCCGGATCGAAGCGGTGCTGACGAAACTGGGCCGCCGGATGGCGTTCGCGGACATCGCCCTGAGCGACGCCGGCTCGGGGGCGCTCGCCGCCCGGGCGAGCACGGTGTACGCGATCCTTGGCTGA
- a CDS encoding type A2 lantipeptide, whose translation MNSTPQVETVEISDAELDNVSGGLSVNTLNTVTGAVNGVAPVSGAVNTAVGTVEGVTGLNVQPVTDLVAGL comes from the coding sequence ATGAACTCCACCCCCCAGGTCGAGACCGTCGAGATCTCGGACGCCGAGCTGGACAACGTCTCCGGCGGTCTGTCCGTGAACACCCTGAACACCGTCACGGGTGCCGTGAACGGCGTCGCCCCGGTCTCCGGCGCCGTGAACACGGCCGTCGGCACCGTCGAGGGTGTCACCGGTCTGAACGTGCAGCCGGTCACCGACCTGGTCGCCGGTCTCTGA
- a CDS encoding ABC transporter ATP-binding protein produces MADAGRPAGRKAAPPAAARRAPVRGHAHRFLRERWRVLVRLGAWSVLEAGQTFVLGYALARALDAGFLAGDARTGLLWLGAAGLAVGAGAFGTGRVYGVVAALVEPARDHLVTAVAERGVREADSGALSGLTQQVEIARDTFAGVVLVSRSFLFTAAGALIGLFSLAPLLLAVVLPPLLAGTALFAATLRPLARRQEAFLTADEELAQELGAVVPALRDVTAAGAEERVAAALARRTGAELRSARALARWSATRVAALALGGELPAVLLLVTAPWLLGRGVTPGALVGALTYVTQSLLPALAHLVHGLGASGARLTVVLRRLLPPRSEGPGTAVVGGVASPNAPDTALSLTSVTFAYGPASEPVLKDLDLTLPSGAHLAVVGPSGIGKSTLTALISGLLVPQHGTVQACPAVLIPQEAYVHTGTLAENLALHRQGQVPEPELLAAADAVGLTPLLRRLGGPGAPVDPARLSAGERQLVALTRAYLSPAPLALLDEATCHLDPEAEARAERAFAARPGGTLIVVAHRISSARRAGRVLVMDGARTACGTHEELLRTSALYRDLAGRWTSPAPLPR; encoded by the coding sequence ATGGCCGACGCCGGACGCCCAGCCGGACGCAAGGCCGCGCCTCCGGCCGCCGCACGCCGGGCGCCGGTCCGCGGCCACGCACACCGGTTCCTGCGGGAGCGGTGGCGGGTGCTGGTCCGGCTGGGGGCGTGGTCCGTGCTGGAGGCGGGGCAGACCTTCGTGCTCGGGTACGCCCTCGCGCGGGCGCTGGACGCGGGGTTCCTGGCCGGGGACGCGCGGACCGGGCTGCTGTGGCTGGGGGCGGCGGGGCTCGCCGTGGGCGCCGGGGCGTTCGGGACGGGGCGGGTGTACGGCGTGGTCGCCGCGCTGGTGGAGCCGGCCCGGGACCACCTGGTCACGGCGGTGGCCGAGCGCGGGGTGCGGGAGGCGGACTCCGGCGCGCTGTCCGGGCTCACCCAGCAGGTGGAGATCGCCCGGGACACGTTCGCCGGTGTGGTGCTGGTGTCGCGTTCGTTCCTGTTCACCGCCGCCGGCGCCCTGATCGGCCTGTTCTCGCTGGCCCCGCTGCTGCTGGCGGTCGTGCTGCCCCCGCTGCTCGCCGGGACGGCCCTGTTCGCCGCGACGCTGCGCCCGCTGGCCCGCCGTCAGGAGGCCTTCCTCACCGCCGACGAGGAGCTGGCCCAGGAACTGGGCGCCGTGGTCCCGGCGCTGCGTGACGTCACCGCGGCCGGCGCCGAGGAACGCGTCGCCGCCGCCCTCGCCCGGCGCACCGGCGCGGAACTGCGCTCCGCCCGCGCCCTGGCCCGGTGGAGCGCGACCCGGGTGGCCGCCCTCGCGCTGGGCGGCGAACTCCCCGCGGTGCTGCTGCTGGTGACGGCCCCGTGGCTGCTCGGCCGCGGCGTGACCCCGGGAGCCCTGGTGGGGGCGCTGACCTACGTCACCCAGTCCCTGCTCCCCGCCCTCGCCCACCTGGTCCACGGCCTGGGCGCCAGCGGCGCACGCCTGACGGTGGTGCTGCGCCGCCTCCTGCCCCCGCGCTCCGAGGGGCCCGGGACCGCGGTCGTCGGCGGCGTCGCCTCGCCGAACGCGCCGGACACCGCCCTCTCGCTCACCTCGGTGACCTTCGCCTACGGCCCCGCGAGCGAACCCGTGCTGAAGGACCTCGACCTCACGCTTCCCTCCGGCGCGCACCTGGCGGTCGTGGGCCCCAGCGGGATCGGCAAGTCGACGCTCACCGCGCTGATCTCCGGCCTGCTCGTCCCCCAGCACGGCACCGTCCAGGCGTGCCCCGCCGTGCTCATCCCGCAGGAGGCCTACGTCCACACCGGCACCCTGGCCGAGAACCTGGCCCTGCACCGCCAGGGCCAGGTACCGGAGCCGGAGCTCCTCGCCGCCGCCGACGCGGTCGGCCTGACGCCCCTGCTGCGGCGCCTCGGCGGACCCGGCGCCCCCGTCGACCCCGCGCGGCTGTCCGCGGGCGAGCGCCAGCTCGTCGCGCTGACCCGCGCCTACCTCTCCCCCGCCCCGCTGGCCCTGCTGGACGAGGCGACCTGCCATCTCGACCCGGAGGCCGAGGCGCGGGCCGAGCGGGCCTTCGCGGCGCGCCCGGGCGGCACCCTGATCGTCGTCGCGCACCGGATCAGCTCCGCCCGCCGCGCCGGCCGCGTCCTGGTCATGGACGGCGCGCGCACCGCCTGCGGCACTCACGAGGAGCTGCTGCGCACATCGGCCCTGTACCGGGACCTGGCGGGCCGCTGGACGAGCCCTGCCCCGCTGCCCCGCTGA
- a CDS encoding response regulator transcription factor gives MIRVLLVQDACLVRSVLAEWLRREPGLAVHDTPWREAVGRVRSLRPDVCAADLDRADGPGMPPLADLCPPGPGGTPPALVVLAQANRPGLLKRAAEAGALGYVDKAGAPERLVRAIRSAAARERFIDPSLGFGFLKASQMPLTRRELSVLSLAAGGASVAEIAGRLHLSHGTVRNYMASITRKTGARNRIDAIRISRGEGWV, from the coding sequence GTGATCCGGGTGCTTCTGGTGCAGGACGCGTGTCTGGTGCGATCGGTGCTGGCCGAGTGGCTGCGGCGGGAACCCGGTCTCGCCGTGCACGACACGCCGTGGCGGGAGGCCGTCGGACGGGTGCGTTCCTTACGGCCCGACGTGTGCGCGGCGGACCTCGACCGGGCCGACGGCCCCGGCATGCCGCCGCTGGCCGACCTGTGCCCGCCCGGCCCCGGAGGCACGCCGCCCGCCCTGGTGGTGCTGGCCCAGGCGAACCGGCCCGGCCTGCTGAAACGGGCCGCCGAGGCGGGCGCGCTCGGGTACGTCGACAAGGCGGGCGCACCGGAGCGGCTGGTGCGCGCCATCCGGTCCGCCGCAGCGAGGGAACGTTTCATCGATCCCTCGCTGGGCTTCGGTTTCCTCAAGGCGTCCCAGATGCCGCTGACCAGACGCGAACTGAGCGTGCTGTCCCTGGCCGCGGGAGGCGCCTCCGTCGCCGAGATCGCCGGGCGGCTCCACCTCTCGCACGGCACGGTCCGCAACTACATGGCGTCGATCACCCGCAAGACGGGAGCGCGGAACCGGATCGACGCCATTCGCATATCGCGCGGAGAGGGATGGGTGTGA